The genomic interval AACCGTGATGAAGTTAAGAAGCAGATGAAAGAGGATAAATCAAATCACGATTACCTCGATGGATTGCAGGCAGCCATCAAAGTTCTGATGAATACCTTCTACGGTGTCCTGGGAACATCATTTTACAGGTTCACTAACCGGGAAATCAGCAGTGCCATTACAGCCTATGCAAGAAATACTATTACATCTATAATTGCAGATCTCGATAAATCAGGGAATAAGGTAATCTATGGAGATACCGATTCCATATTCATCGAATCAGGCAAGAAAACACTTGATGAAGCTATAGAATACGGAAATAGGCTAAGTTCAGACATATCCAGAAAGGAGAATCTTGTACTGGAATTTGAAAAGATAATGGATCCATTATTTTCACATGGAGCCAAGAAACGGTACGCCGGGAAAATAGTTTATCCTCCATCATCAGCGGGTGAAATCCTGGTGAGAGGCTATGAAACCCGGAGAACCGACTCATTCGACCTGCAGAGCGAAGCACTCTCCACGGTGTTTGACCTTATCCTGTCAAGGGATGTTGAGGGTGCTAAACAATACGCTGAAGACCTGGTTAAAGAAGTTGCCACGGGAAAAATAGACACAGCCAAACTTGTTATATCAAGAAGCGTGAAAAATTTTTCAACCTATAAAAATGCAGGTTCAATGGCAAATGTGAACGCAGCCAAAAAACTTATAGACGCGGGGGAAACGTTTATTCCTGGAATGAAAGTTTCATGGATAGTTACTGATGCTGGAAAAACTCCACAGGCTGTGGAGCCATTTATAGATGGCAGAAAGTTCACGCACACCCCTGATTATGTATATTATTCAAAAAGGCTGCAGGAAACCCTTAACAGGGTTCTGGAAAGCCTGGACAAGGAAATAGCTGTTTTCAAAAATCCCCAGAGTAAAATTACAGACGCATTTGAAGAAAAACCTAAAAAGAGAGATATAGAAGATTTTTTCAAATAATTTATTAATAAACAATTTAGTAAAAATATAAATAGCTTTTTGCACTTATATAAAAATGAAAGACCAGGGGAAATCCCTCATTTTTACATCATTGGGACATTTTGCAAACGATGGAAACTTCCTTTTATTTCCCACTTTAATAGCATATTACAAAGTTATCCCGCATGTAAGCATTGCATTTCTTGGAGTCATGGCAATTATATACAATCTGCTTTCCGGGCTTCTCGGGCCATCCATAGGAAAACTTGCGGACAGAATTGACAGGGATGGGGCACTTATATTTCTGGGTATTTTGCTTGAAGCAATATCCGCTATCTTCTTCGGGCTGGCATTTGTATTTACGGCATATGTCAATTATATAATACTTGTAGCAGCTGTAATCCTGGGAATAGGCCAGGCTTTCTACCATCCTATCGGCGCTTCTATACTGGCATTCACATATGGAAAAAAGGATTCATCAACTGCTATGGGAATTAATGGTTCATTCGGCAGCCTGGGGCGTGCCCTGATACCTTCGGTGCTTGTATACGCAATAGTATTCTTCGGAAAATTCTATGGTTTGGTAGCTGTAGCTGCATATACAACCATAGCGGCTGTTATAATTCTTGGGGGGCTCTCATTCTTCAAGAGGAGCAAATATATTAAAATCGATACCAAAAAGCATGCAAAAAATACAGAAGAAAGCAAAGCATCGGAGAG from Ferroplasma acidiphilum carries:
- a CDS encoding MFS transporter, producing MKDQGKSLIFTSLGHFANDGNFLLFPTLIAYYKVIPHVSIAFLGVMAIIYNLLSGLLGPSIGKLADRIDRDGALIFLGILLEAISAIFFGLAFVFTAYVNYIILVAAVILGIGQAFYHPIGASILAFTYGKKDSSTAMGINGSFGSLGRALIPSVLVYAIVFFGKFYGLVAVAAYTTIAAVIILGGLSFFKRSKYIKIDTKKHAKNTEESKASESEYKKYGKFLYILTAIVFIRSFFLMGTVTFTPDYFDNIFHSKVIMGDLLTISFLGAVVGQPYFGRVVKDHGGKFTIAVTTIASTVFFGLMLLTDNVYLVTVIYLLYATFAFTSFPVLLGYVAQTIPQKFSTRSNALVWSFGNIVGGAIGIAIVTILLYVHVALYTSLVVMLIFSVISIIMLPLLPSKKKQEELASGI